A stretch of DNA from Pseudonocardia hierapolitana:
ACCCGCCGCGAGCGCGACTCCTACGGTCGAAACGTTGATCGTCGTCAGCCCGGCGACCACGGCTTCGCCGACCACGAACCCGGGTGGCAGGACGCCGAGGAGACCGAGGCACTTGCTCAGCACCCCCGCGGCGAGGCACGCTGCGCCCATCCCGATGGCCAGCGTCGCGAGCGCCCGCAGGACGAGCCGGCCACGCCGGCTCGCCAGGCCGACGCAGGCCGCGGTGATGGGCAGCAGGTCGGGGCTCACCGCCATCGCGCCGACGATCAGTATGCCGCTCGCCTCGATCACGCCGAAGCCCGCGATGACGCCCGCCGCGACGAGGAACACGAGGTAGCGCGCGACCGGACGCGAGTTCGCCCTGGCCTGCCCGAGCACGTCGGCCCAGATCAGGCTCCCGGCCGTGCGCCCCGGCTTGATCGGCCCGATCTCGTCGATCCGTGCGAGCTTGATGTCCTCCTGGGCAACCCCGCTGCGCACGAGCAGCTCGAGCACGGCGTCGGCGGACTCCGCGAAGACCTCCGCGCTGAGGAGGACGTACCCGGCGCGTACCCCTGGGGCGACGGCGACGTTGCGCGCCGCGCCGCGATCCTCGAGGTCGCCGCCGATCCCGGTGAGTGAGTCGGCGTGACCGTAAACCCTGAGATGGAGCATCCTCAGAAGATCGCTATCGGTTCGAGCGGCGGCGAACCGTCGTACGAGGTCTCGTCGCCCCAGCGCCCCCGGTCGGAGACCGGGTGGAAGGGTTCACGGAGCTCCGCCGCCGTCATGTCCACGCGCGTCACCGCGGCGAACCTAGAGCGACGCGGTTCGCTGCGCCTCGTCCGATTCGGGTGACGGGGCGGCCGGACCGATCGTGGTGTCACCCTCCAGCGGCCGCTACGTGGTGGGTGGGGTCGAGTTTGATGGGCAGGCTGCCTGGGCGCTGTCCAGGATGGCTGCCGCGGCCTTTTCGACCTCGCCGACGGACGTGGCGATCTCGCCGAGCTTCGAGGAGAGGTCG
This window harbors:
- a CDS encoding DUF389 domain-containing protein, whose protein sequence is MLHLRVYGHADSLTGIGGDLEDRGAARNVAVAPGVRAGYVLLSAEVFAESADAVLELLVRSGVAQEDIKLARIDEIGPIKPGRTAGSLIWADVLGQARANSRPVARYLVFLVAAGVIAGFGVIEASGILIVGAMAVSPDLLPITAACVGLASRRGRLVLRALATLAIGMGAACLAAGVLSKCLGLLGVLPPGFVVGEAVVAGLTTINVSTVGVALAAGVAGMLALETRASAAVGVGISITTIPAAAYLGVAAGVGEASKALGALAVLGTNVAVLVAAGTLTLVVQRWLAADGNAVRLRRVLRSGS